One genomic window of Syngnathoides biaculeatus isolate LvHL_M chromosome 13, ASM1980259v1, whole genome shotgun sequence includes the following:
- the LOC133511260 gene encoding 52 kDa repressor of the inhibitor of the protein kinase-like, with translation MPDFCCVNGCGNRGNRDIGKRFFRVPKIRLHEGEGTMELSKKRQQKWLANIQRADLNEARVHKANGYLKVCSDHFVSGEPSKLYDKDSVDWAPTVKLGHNNVNCPREADLQRTERMNQRVEKRKYSEAAEILLKLNKRPDILRTSDESCETSNHHAVDNNSNHVSCQTNITMDNIDEMERELGLLKRIFKKNKC, from the exons atgccagatttttgttgcgtcaacggatgtggaaatcgcggaaacagagacattgggaagcgatttttccgtgttccaaagattagattgcatgaaggggAAGgtacaatggagttatcgaaaaaacggcaacaaaagtggcttgcaaatatacaacgtgcagatctgaacgaagctcgagtacacaaggcaaatggttatttgaaagtctgttctgatcattttgtaagcg GGGAACCAAGTAAACTGTACGATAAGGATTCTGTAGATTGGGCTCCAACAGTAAAATTGGGGCATAACAATGTGAATTGTCCGAGAGAGGCTGACCTACAACGCACCGAACGAATGAATCAGCGGGttgaaaaaaggaaatattCAGAAGCTGCCGAAATTCTATTGAAACTGAATAAAAGGCCTGACATCTTAAGGACCTCAGATGAATCGTGTGAAACATCAAATCACCATG CTGTGGATAACAATTCAAACCATGTCAGTTGCCAGACAAATATTACAATGGATAATATTGATGAAATGGAGAGAGAACTTGGATTACTAAAAAGAATATTCAAGAAGAACAAATGCTGA